The genomic region AGGCAGGTGGCGAGCAGGCCGTCGGCCTCCTCCTCGTGCAGGCGGCCGTCGAGATCGAGATACCGCACCCGCACCCGCGCCGGCCGCTCGATCTCCGCATAGTGCTCGGGCACCGACAGGCAGCCCTCGTTGTGCACCCGCGTCTCCTGCGAGCGCCAGAGGATCTCGGGATTGACGAAGACCCTGGCGTTGCGGCCCTCCTCGCCCTCGTAGTCGACGTCGGCGACGAGCATGCGGATCGGCTGGCCCACCTGGATGGCGGCGAGCCCGACGCCGGGGGCCGCATACATGGTCTCGATCATGTCGGCCGCAAGCCGCTTCAGATCCGCGTCGATGCGCTCGACCGGCGCGCTCTTCCTGCGCAGGATCGGATCGGGAATGCAGACCACCGGGAGAACCGCCATCGCTCGCTCGCCATGCTCAACGCTGCCGCGCCGCCAGCAGATAGGGGGCGAGGGGCGCGCGGTCAAGAAAGCGCGCCGGCCCTCACGCGAGTCCGTCGAGCCCGCCGGCGGCCGCGGCCTCCTCCCAATTTGCGCCGTCGAAGGGAATCTCGCGCGCGGGCCGGTGCTGACCGGGATCGAGGCAGCGGGCGTTGACCGAGACGCCGTCCGGGTGCGAGCGCGGATGGTAGAAGCTCTTCACACCGCAGATCCGGCAGAAGAGATGGCGCGCGGTGCGGGTGCCGAAGCGGTATTCCGTGAGCAGCTCCGCGCCCCGCTCCAGCACGAAGTCGGCCGCCGGCACGATGAGGTGCAGATAGGCCGTCATCCGGCAGATCGAGCAGGTGCACCGCACGACGGGCTGGTCGCGGGCGGCGCGCACGCGAAAGCGCACGCCCCCGCAATGGCAGCCGCCCGTCATCGAGATCTTCGCCTCGCCGTCTGCGGCCATCGCCTTCACCCGAGATCGAGCGGCTGCGCCCCCGTCACCGCCAGAAGGTCGCGGGGGCCGAGCGCCATCATCGCGCGCACCGTGCCCGCCGAGGCCCAGACGACGTCGTGGGCGAGCAGCGCCGCATCGATATAGGCGGGAAGCGGGCGCGCGTGGCCCACGGGCGCGACCGCGCCGATCTCGAAACCGGTCGCCGCCTTCACCTCCTTGGCGCGCGCCGGGCGCACCGGGGCGCCCAGAGCCCGCGCGAGCCGCGCCTCGTCCACGCGCCGGTGGCCGGGGGCGAGCAGCAGCAGCGGCTCCTCATCCGGCTCGTCGCGCCGGCGCATGAAGACGAGGGATTTGACGACCCGCTCCGGCCCGATCCCGAGAAGCGCCGCCGCCTCGCCCGCGCTGCGGCAGGACCGCGCGAAGGCACGGACCGCGCGCACCAGATGCGCGCGGGCCCCGAGCGCCGCCGCGACGGCGGGCGCCATCCCGCGCGCGATGAGATCCCCGTCTGCCGCAACCTCCGCCATGGGTCCAGCCTGCCCCGTCTTCCCCGCGCGGCGCAAGAGGGGCCTAGAGGTCGTGGCGGGCGAGGAAGGCGTCGACCGCCCGCCAGAAGGCGGCCCGAAAGGGGGCGGCTTCCTGGAGGATCTCGTGGCGCGCGCCGGCGATCTCCACCACCTCGGCCGCCGGCAGGCGCCGGGCGAGCCGCCGGGCCGCCGCGTTGTCCACCACGCGCTCGCCCCCGGCCAGCACGAAGAGGGCGGGCCGGGAAAGCCCGCCCATCTCCGCCGCCCGATGCAGGTCGGCCATCGCCCGGCAGGCGGCGGCGAGCCAGCCCCAGGTCACCCCGCCCACCGCAAGCGCGGGATTGCGGGCGATCATCTCGGCCTCCAGCCGGTAGCGGGCGTCATCATGGGTGAACAGGGCCATGCGGCAGGCGTGCCAGGCCGGATCCGCCTCCGGCGGCCGCCATGGGCCCTGGCCCCAGGCGTAGGCGCTCGCGCGGCCGAGGCGGACATGGACACCGGCGATCGTGCAGATCACGGGCTGCGGCAGCAGCGGCGTCTTCAGCCCGACGAGCGGGGCGGCGAGCAGCAGGGCGGACACATCTTCCGGCCGACGCAGCGCCGCGAGAAGAGCCACGAGCCCGCCCATGGAATGGCCCAGCAGCAGCGCGGGCCCCGCGAGAGCGAGCGCGTCGCGGGCGTGGGCGAGGGCGGCCAGCGCGTCTTCCGTCATGAGGGCGAAATCGGGGATGTGGTGGCGTTGGCGGCCGGGCAGGCTGCGCGACGAGCCGCCCTGGCCGCGGTGGTCGAGGACGGCGACGGCGAAGCCGCGCGCCTGCAGCGCGCGCATGGTCTCGAACCAGCGCTCGATGAACTGGCCGCGCCCGGGAAGCCCCAGCACGAGCCCGCGCGCGGGCGCGCCGCCGCGCGCCGGCGCAAGGGCCAGCCGCAGGCGCACGCCGCCCGGCCGTTCGAGCGTCCGCCACAGAAGACCGGCCGGGGGGCGGGCCGGATCCTCGCCCGCATCCGCAACGGTCCCCTCGAGAGGCTCCATCGGATGTTTCATGCCCGTACGCTCCGCCCGGCCCGCGCTGCGCCGGCCAGCCTAGCGGCTTTCGGGGCGCGCGACAAAGCGCCCGGGCGCCCCGGCCGCGCGCATCAGGGCTTGATAACGCCGGCCGCGCGCGCCATGTGAGCGGCGGAGCAGGCCTCCCGCGCAGAGGCGCGCGGGAGGCGCGAGAAGGAAGGCCCGCGATGTTCATCGAGACCCAGGCGACCCCGAACCCCAACACCATCAAGTTCCTGCCGGGCCGCGAGGTCAGCCCCGGCCGGCTGCTCGAGTTCACCGATGCGGCCGAGGCGGAAGCCCGTGCGCCGCTCGCCGCGCGGCTGCTGGCGGTGCCGGGGGTCAGGGCCGTCTTCCTGGGGCGCGATTTCGTGTCGGTGACGAAGGAGGAGGATGCCGACTGGGCCGCGCTGAAGGCGGAGCTGCTCTCGCGTCTCGTCGACCATTTTCTGAGCGGGGCGCCCGTCGTCCTCGACAGCGGGGAGACGGAGGCCGCGGATTCCGCGGCGGGCGGGGACGGCGAGGACGGCGAGACCGTGCGCCAGATCAGGGCCGTGCTGGAGGAGAAGGTCGCGCCGGCGGTCGCGCGTGACGGCGGCCACATCCTGTTCCATTCCTTCGAGGACGGGGTGGTGTATCTCGAGATGCAGGGCGCCTGTGCGGGATGTCCGAGCTCCGTCTACACCCTGAAGCAGGGGATCGAGAATCTGCTGCGCTACTATGTCCCCGAGGTGCGCGAGGTGCGCCCCGTCGTCGGGCAGCAGTGACTGCTGAGCGGTGCCCGTCGGTCCGCGAGCCCTGAGGGTGCGCACCGGCGGGTGACGCGCGCCGCACCCGTGCGCTGATGACCGATGACCGGCGACTGATCACCGATTCGTCGTTCGCCGGCTCGACCGGCGAACCCATGAGGCGGTGAACCCGGCACGGGTACCGGGGTTGGCTCCGCTGCCGGCTGGACCCGCCGGTCGAGCCGGCGGGTGACGGGAAAATAGTGTACCGGCGGGTGATGATGAGAGAGGGCCGGCGGGTGACGCTCTCTTTTCTCGTCATTCGCCGCGAAAGCGGCGAATCCAGCCGCCGGGCGCGACGGAAGCCCGCGCCGGGGGTTGCCCCCCTGCCCGCTGGACCCGCCGGTCGAGCCGGCGGGTGACGAGAAAATAGTGTACCGGCGGGTGATGATGAGAGAGGGCCGGCGGGTGACGCTCTCTTTTCTCGTCATTCGCCGCGAAAGCGGCGAATCCAGCCGCCGGGCGTGACGGAAGCCCGCGCCGGGGGTTGCCCCCCTGCCCGCTGGACCCGCCGGTCGAGCCGGCGGGTGACGGGAAAGGGGAGTGGACCCGCCGGTCAAGCCTGCGGGTGACGGGAAAGGGGAGTGGACCCCGAGGCTAGCCGGGAGGCGGCGTCAGGCCGGGTCGAGGCGGTGGCGGGCGCGAAGCGCCGCGGCGAGCGTGCCCTCGTCCAGATACTCGAGGCTGCCGCCCACCGGCACGCCATGGGCGAGCTCGGTGACGGTCACCGGGCTGCCGGCGAGCCGCTCGGCGATGTAATGCGCGGTGGCCTGGCCCTCTATGGTCGCGGGCAGGGCGAGGATCAGCTCGTCCACCTCCTCGGTCTCGAGGCGGGCGAGCAGCGCGGGCAGCCGGATGTCCTGCGGACCGACGCCCTCCAGCGCGTTCAGCAGCCCGCCGAGGACGTGGTAGCGGCCCTTGAACAGGCGGCTGCGCTCCAGCGCCCACAGATCGGCCACCTGCTCGACGACGCACAGCAGCCGCGCCTCGCGTCGACCGTCCCGGCAGATGCCGCAGGGATCCGTGACATCGAGATTGCCGCAGCGGCTGCAGGCGCGCACCGCCTCCGCCACCTCCTGAAGCCGCCGCGCGAGCGGGCGCATCCGGCCCTCCCTGTTGGCGATCAGATGCAGCACGATCCGCCGCGCCGAGCGGGGCCCAAGCCCCG from Rhodothalassiaceae bacterium harbors:
- a CDS encoding lysophospholipase encodes the protein MKHPMEPLEGTVADAGEDPARPPAGLLWRTLERPGGVRLRLALAPARGGAPARGLVLGLPGRGQFIERWFETMRALQARGFAVAVLDHRGQGGSSRSLPGRQRHHIPDFALMTEDALAALAHARDALALAGPALLLGHSMGGLVALLAALRRPEDVSALLLAAPLVGLKTPLLPQPVICTIAGVHVRLGRASAYAWGQGPWRPPEADPAWHACRMALFTHDDARYRLEAEMIARNPALAVGGVTWGWLAAACRAMADLHRAAEMGGLSRPALFVLAGGERVVDNAAARRLARRLPAAEVVEIAGARHEILQEAAPFRAAFWRAVDAFLARHDL
- a CDS encoding iron transporter → MFIETQATPNPNTIKFLPGREVSPGRLLEFTDAAEAEARAPLAARLLAVPGVRAVFLGRDFVSVTKEEDADWAALKAELLSRLVDHFLSGAPVVLDSGETEAADSAAGGDGEDGETVRQIRAVLEEKVAPAVARDGGHILFHSFEDGVVYLEMQGACAGCPSSVYTLKQGIENLLRYYVPEVREVRPVVGQQ
- a CDS encoding prolyl-tRNA editing protein: MAEVAADGDLIARGMAPAVAAALGARAHLVRAVRAFARSCRSAGEAAALLGIGPERVVKSLVFMRRRDEPDEEPLLLLAPGHRRVDEARLARALGAPVRPARAKEVKAATGFEIGAVAPVGHARPLPAYIDAALLAHDVVWASAGTVRAMMALGPRDLLAVTGAQPLDLG
- the def gene encoding peptide deformylase, producing MAVLPVVCIPDPILRRKSAPVERIDADLKRLAADMIETMYAAPGVGLAAIQVGQPIRMLVADVDYEGEEGRNARVFVNPEILWRSQETRVHNEGCLSVPEHYAEIERPARVRVRYLDLDGRLHEEEADGLLATCLQHEIDHLNGVLFVDYLSKLRRDMIIRKIVKARREQERQAAKVL
- the recR gene encoding recombination protein RecR codes for the protein MTAEGHPAIEGLIQAFARLPGLGPRSARRIVLHLIANREGRMRPLARRLQEVAEAVRACSRCGNLDVTDPCGICRDGRREARLLCVVEQVADLWALERSRLFKGRYHVLGGLLNALEGVGPQDIRLPALLARLETEEVDELILALPATIEGQATAHYIAERLAGSPVTVTELAHGVPVGGSLEYLDEGTLAAALRARHRLDPA